ACCAGCCGATGCTGGAGGCCTACACCGCGCTGGGGGCGCTGGCCACCGCCACCGAGCGGGTGCAGCTGGGCACCCTGGTGACCGGCAATACGTATCGCAACCCCAGCCTGCTGGCGAAGACCATCACCACGCTGGACGTGGTGAGTCAGGGCCGCGCGATCCTGGGCATCGGCACCGGTTGGTTCCAGCTCGAGCATGACCAGCTGGGTTTCGAATTCGGCACCTTCACCGACAGATTCAACCGGCTCGACGAAGCACTGGAGATCATCTTGCCGATGATCAAGGGCGAGCGGGCGACCTTCTCGGGCAAGTGGTATCGCACCAGCGAGGCGTTCGCCAATCCCCGCTTCCGAGACCACATTCCGCTGATGATCGGCGGCAGCGGCGAAAAGAAGACAATCCCGCTCGCCGCACGGCATTTCGACCACCTCAACGTGATCGCGGGCTTCGACGAACTGCCCGGCAAGTTGGAGGTGGTGCGACGCTCCTGCGAGGAGGTGGGCCGCGACCCGGCCACCCTGGAGACCAGCACGCTGACCACCGTCATGATCGACGAAAACGCGAGCCTCGACCAGATTCCCGCGGAGATGAAACAGCGCATGGTGGTCGGCAACCCGGACTCGGTCGCCGATCAGATCAAGACCAAGGTGATCGACGCGGGCATCGACGGCGTGATCATCAACCTGCCGTTCTACACACCGGGCATCGTCGAGGCGGCCGGCGCAGCGCTGCGCCCGCTCGTCGGGCTCTAGGCCCTACGCGGCTCGCGGATTCGTCGTGGCGCGGTAATACTTCCCGAATAGCGTTTACCTGCGCCACAGTCGCGCAGCGCACAAGAAAAGCCGGGGAGGCCATGAAGAAACGAGCATGGGCCGCGCTCGCCGTCGGCGTGGCGTTGGCCCCCGCCCCCCTCGCGCATGCCGACGACACCTGGATCGCCATGGCGATATCGGACTCCACCGGGCACATCAGCATCGCCGATGGCGCGGCCAGCCAGGGCGCGGCCGAAAAGGCGGCCATGGATACGTGCCGCAAGAGCATCAGCGACTGTCGTCTGCTGGCCAGCGGCCAGGGCGGCTGCGTGGCCCTCGCCTTGAACGGGGCCAAATCCCGATATTTCGGGGGCTGGGGTCCGACGCGCGAGGACGCCGAGGCGGCGGCGCTGGCGCGCGCACCCGGCGGAATGGTCCAGGCCGGCCACGACCACTGCGCGGGAGAAGGTGCCCCCCAATGACGGCCACGCGATGCGCGGCGCTGCTGTCTCAGCGGGATTGATAACTT
The sequence above is drawn from the Mycobacterium marseillense genome and encodes:
- a CDS encoding DUF4189 domain-containing protein, which codes for MKKRAWAALAVGVALAPAPLAHADDTWIAMAISDSTGHISIADGAASQGAAEKAAMDTCRKSISDCRLLASGQGGCVALALNGAKSRYFGGWGPTREDAEAAALARAPGGMVQAGHDHCAGEGAPQ
- a CDS encoding LLM class F420-dependent oxidoreductase — translated: MSVAIRLGLQIPNFSYGTGVEELFPTVIAQAREAESAGFDSVFVMDHFYQLPMLGSPDQPMLEAYTALGALATATERVQLGTLVTGNTYRNPSLLAKTITTLDVVSQGRAILGIGTGWFQLEHDQLGFEFGTFTDRFNRLDEALEIILPMIKGERATFSGKWYRTSEAFANPRFRDHIPLMIGGSGEKKTIPLAARHFDHLNVIAGFDELPGKLEVVRRSCEEVGRDPATLETSTLTTVMIDENASLDQIPAEMKQRMVVGNPDSVADQIKTKVIDAGIDGVIINLPFYTPGIVEAAGAALRPLVGL